One window of the Ignavibacteriales bacterium genome contains the following:
- a CDS encoding RsmB/NOP family class I SAM-dependent RNA methyltransferase: MATEVSQKIYDYFSSLYGKEAADKYLQFIELDSAQYIRVNTSKISRDDLSKILFEKYQIKSLPINHFEKVLKIIEGNERIGKTFEHVMGFYYIQSLSSMMPPLILNPTSDDVVLDLCGAPGSKSTQIAEMMNNRGALLINEVDNERIKSLVFNLERMNIINSSVIHSKGEVLSKVYDDHFTKVLVDAPCSGLGIIQKKGEVSNWWSLDHVDRLQHLQTRLLIAAIKMARVGAEIVYSTCTLSVEENELVIDKILEKYPVELLEINLPIPSRQAFTEYGEKQLNPELKKLYAFCLGKLILMVSFW; this comes from the coding sequence TTGGCAACAGAAGTATCGCAAAAAATATACGACTACTTTTCATCACTTTACGGAAAAGAAGCTGCGGATAAGTATTTACAATTTATCGAACTGGATAGCGCTCAGTACATACGAGTAAATACATCGAAAATTTCAAGAGATGATTTATCCAAAATACTTTTTGAAAAATATCAAATAAAATCTTTACCGATTAATCATTTTGAAAAAGTATTAAAAATAATTGAAGGAAATGAAAGGATAGGTAAAACATTTGAGCACGTAATGGGGTTTTACTACATTCAGTCTCTTTCCTCAATGATGCCGCCGCTAATCTTAAATCCAACAAGTGATGATGTTGTACTGGATCTTTGCGGTGCCCCTGGATCTAAATCCACGCAGATTGCAGAGATGATGAACAATCGTGGTGCGCTTTTAATTAATGAGGTGGATAATGAAAGAATCAAGTCTTTAGTATTTAATCTTGAACGAATGAATATCATCAATTCTTCAGTAATTCATTCAAAAGGTGAAGTACTCAGCAAAGTTTATGATGATCACTTTACAAAAGTACTTGTGGATGCACCATGCAGCGGACTTGGAATCATTCAGAAAAAAGGTGAAGTAAGTAATTGGTGGTCGTTGGATCATGTTGACAGGTTGCAACATCTGCAAACGCGATTACTTATTGCGGCAATAAAAATGGCAAGAGTAGGAGCGGAAATTGTTTACTCAACCTGCACCTTATCTGTTGAAGAAAACGAATTAGTAATTGATAAGATTTTAGAAAAGTATCCTGTGGAATTGTTAGAAATAAATTTACCTATCCCTTCCCGACAAGCGTTTACAGAGTATGGAGAAAAACAACTAAATCCTGAATTGAAAAAGCTATACGCATTCTGCCTTGGGAAATTGATTCTGATGGTTTCTTTTTGGTAA
- a CDS encoding nucleoside 2-deoxyribosyltransferase, which translates to MIIYCAGPIRGNTTYQENYSEIVRIVESTGHTALSEVSTKFSSSIPLSAKQIYTRDIKWIDGSKLLIAEVSGPSLGVGFEVAYALLVKKIPVLAVYQEQAPQISSMVAGCGDPKLQVKKYSNIDDLTSIVKNFIVTNGGN; encoded by the coding sequence ATGATTATTTATTGTGCAGGACCAATAAGAGGAAACACAACTTATCAGGAAAATTATTCTGAAATTGTACGTATTGTTGAATCCACAGGACATACCGCTCTTTCTGAAGTAAGTACTAAATTTAGTTCGTCTATTCCATTAAGCGCAAAACAGATATATACTCGTGATATAAAATGGATTGACGGCAGTAAACTACTGATTGCAGAGGTTTCCGGTCCAAGTTTGGGTGTGGGATTTGAAGTTGCTTATGCGTTGCTTGTAAAAAAAATTCCAGTGCTCGCAGTTTATCAAGAACAAGCTCCTCAAATTTCTTCAATGGTTGCTGGTTGTGGTGATCCGAAACTGCAAGTAAAAAAATATTCAAACATTGATGATCTGACTAGCATCGTTAAAAATTTCATTGTTACTAATGGCGGCAATTGA
- a CDS encoding carbohydrate kinase family protein, protein MKLLVIGHSVLDFIRLDKMESISAGGIYYSVSALNRLKKNEDEIFLCSQIDDETYSYFKPEFEKVNSGFLQKTDRIPRVHLNLEKDRERHEKYENITNNLKLNFSDLNFFDGILINMITGFDITLEQLKQLRDNYSGLIYIDIHTLSRGIGDDYKREFRIIYDFENWAKCSDVIQVNQNELFTLSSKKTELEIVEELFILGVKVICVTKGELGAKVFYSRQNEISSYFIAAKKIINPNIIGCGDVFGASFFYSYIRNNNAINSLKNAVESAEQFVANKLIE, encoded by the coding sequence ATGAAATTACTTGTTATCGGACATTCGGTTTTGGATTTTATCAGATTAGATAAAATGGAAAGTATAAGTGCAGGTGGAATATATTATTCTGTCTCGGCTTTAAATCGTTTAAAGAAAAATGAAGATGAAATTTTTCTCTGCTCCCAAATTGATGATGAGACTTACAGTTACTTTAAACCTGAATTTGAAAAAGTTAACTCAGGCTTTCTTCAAAAAACGGATAGAATTCCAAGAGTTCATCTTAATCTTGAAAAAGACAGAGAAAGACACGAGAAATATGAAAATATCACAAATAATCTAAAGCTTAACTTTTCAGATCTAAATTTTTTTGATGGCATTTTAATTAATATGATTACCGGTTTTGATATAACTCTTGAACAGTTAAAACAATTAAGAGATAATTATTCTGGTTTGATTTATATTGATATTCATACACTTTCGCGCGGGATTGGTGATGATTATAAAAGAGAATTTAGAATAATTTATGATTTTGAAAATTGGGCAAAGTGTTCAGATGTAATTCAGGTTAACCAAAATGAATTATTTACTTTATCTAGCAAGAAAACAGAACTGGAAATTGTTGAAGAACTGTTTATTCTTGGTGTAAAAGTTATTTGTGTTACAAAGGGTGAACTTGGAGCAAAAGTTTTCTATTCTCGACAAAACGAAATTTCATCGTACTTTATAGCCGCTAAGAAAATTATTAATCCAAATATTATTGGGTGTGGCGATGTTTTTGGGGCATCTTTCTTTTATAGTTATATTAGAAATAATAATGCTATCAATTCATTAAAAAATGCTGTTGAGAGTGCTGAGCAATTTGTTGCAAATAAATTAATTGAATAA
- the rfbD gene encoding dTDP-4-dehydrorhamnose reductase produces the protein MFSIDLIKRRILVAGANGMLGQRVVEFYSSLNDVELLSTSVEEKSVFEELDYLQCDISNRNDIKKIIKDFCPDFIINAAAFTNVDLSETERELAWKINVKGVEHLSESARVLDSHLIHISTDYIFDGKNGPYLENDIPNPLGYYARTKLASENVLKLSGIKYTILRTNVLYGTAKFSRPDFVKWVVDSLLTKKPIKIVDDQINNPTFIDDLVQGINKIVELQKEGIYNIGGSQFLSRFDFTLMIADYFNLDKSLISKIKTEDLNQPARRPLKSGLITIKAQSELGYWPHSIIQALELMKTELGL, from the coding sequence ATGTTTTCTATTGATCTTATAAAAAGAAGAATACTTGTAGCTGGCGCTAACGGTATGCTTGGGCAACGTGTAGTTGAGTTCTACTCTTCTCTAAACGATGTGGAACTACTATCTACTTCTGTGGAAGAAAAATCTGTATTTGAAGAGCTTGATTATTTGCAGTGCGATATTTCAAACCGAAACGACATTAAAAAAATAATAAAAGACTTCTGTCCTGATTTTATAATAAATGCAGCTGCATTTACAAATGTGGATTTAAGCGAAACCGAACGAGAACTCGCTTGGAAAATAAATGTAAAGGGCGTAGAACATCTTTCCGAATCAGCAAGAGTTTTAGATTCACATTTAATTCATATCTCAACAGACTATATTTTTGACGGGAAAAACGGACCCTATTTGGAAAATGATATTCCAAATCCGCTTGGGTATTATGCTCGAACAAAATTAGCAAGTGAGAATGTTTTAAAGTTAAGTGGCATTAAATACACCATTTTAAGAACAAATGTTTTATATGGCACTGCAAAGTTTAGTCGTCCTGATTTTGTTAAGTGGGTAGTAGATTCTTTACTTACAAAAAAACCGATCAAAATTGTGGACGACCAAATAAACAATCCAACTTTTATTGACGATCTGGTACAGGGAATTAATAAAATTGTTGAGTTGCAAAAGGAAGGAATTTATAATATCGGCGGCAGTCAGTTTTTGTCTCGTTTTGATTTTACACTTATGATTGCTGATTATTTTAACCTTGATAAATCTTTAATAAGTAAAATTAAAACAGAAGATTTAAACCAACCTGCACGTAGACCTCTGAAATCAGGATTAATAACAATCAAGGCACAAAGTGAACTTGGCTATTGGCCTCATTCAATTATACAGGCTCTAGAACTTATGAAAACTGAATTAGGATTATGA